A stretch of Canis lupus familiaris isolate Mischka breed German Shepherd chromosome 11, alternate assembly UU_Cfam_GSD_1.0, whole genome shotgun sequence DNA encodes these proteins:
- the CD72 gene encoding B-cell differentiation antigen CD72 isoform X1, with product MAEAITYADLRFVKAPLKKSISSQLGQDPGTDEDEELTYENVQVSSVSGGPLSLASSGVGDKAGLQAEQPTASWGSVTSPAAGRLLAGRAACMQYLFLGLLLTCLLLGVATICLGVHYLQVSQQLQQTNRVLETTNSSLRQQLHLKITQLGKREEDLQGSRRELAQSQEALQEEQRVCQATQEQLQACQSEREKTKEALQSEEEQRKTLEQRLSSFQDTLKLLFRCPLSDNCCPMGWILNERSCFYISYTERSWEESRNHCKSLSSDLAEFSESYVYSHPIAYGNRAWKMLTQISPPGSFWVVHSFLKKWQQVDNKRGSGYYGQVSRCYKVQSSRLKMLPEVCTSLLPCICEMAAFKHPDEDHILT from the exons ATGGCTGAGGCCATCACCTATGCAGACCTGCGGTTCGTGAAGGCTCCCCTGAAGAAAAGCATCTCCAGCCAGTTAGGACAGG ACCCAGGGACTGATGAGGATGAGGAGCTTACCTATGAGAATGTACAAGTGTCCTCAGTCTCAGGTGGGCCCTTGAGTTTGGCTTCTTCTGGAGTAGGAGACAAAGCAG GGCTCCAGGCAGAGCAGCCAACTGCGTCCTGGGGCTCCGTGACGTCACCGGCTGCCGGGCGGCTCCTCGCGG GCCGTGCAGCCTGTATGCAGTACCTCTTTCTTGGCCTGCTCCTCACCTGCCTGCTGTTGGGGGTGGCCACCATCTGCCTGGGAGTGCACT ATCTGCAGGTTTCTCAGCAGCTCCAGCAGACCAACAGGGTTCTGGAAACCACTAACAGCAGCCTAAGGCAGCAGCTCCACCTGAAGATAACCCAgttggggaagagggaagaggatcTACAGGGGTCCAGGAGGGAACTAGCCCAGAGTCAGGAAGCACTACAGGAGGAACAGAGGGTTTGCCAGGCCACCCAAGAGCAGTTACAGGCCTGCCAGTCTGAGAGGGAGAAGACAAAGGAGGCCTTGCAAAGtgaggaggagcaaaggaagacCTTGGAGCAGAGGCTGAGCAGCTTTCAGGACACACTGAAGCTCTTATTCAGATGCCCCTTATCAG ACAACTGCTGTCCCATGGGATGGATACTGAATGAGAGGAGTTGCTTTTACATCTCATATACGGAGAGAAGTTGGGAGGAGAGCCGAAATCACTGTAAATCCCTGTCCTCTGACCTGGCTGAATTCAGTGAAAGTTATGTTTATTCTCATCCG ATTGCATACGGCAACAGAGCGTGGAAGATGTTGACACAAATTAGTCCGCCTGGTTCATTTTGGGTTGTTCACAGCTTTCTTAAGAAGTGGCAGCAGGTTGACAATAAAAGAGGCTCTGG GTATTATGGTCAAGTCTCAAGATGTTACAAGGTACAAAGTAGTCGGCTAAAAATGCTGCCGGAGGTCTGTACTTCTCTTCTTCCCTGCATCTGTGAGATGGCAGCTTTCAAGCATCCGGATGAGGACCACATTTTGACCTGA